Proteins from a genomic interval of Xanthomonas sp. AM6:
- the pgi gene encoding glucose-6-phosphate isomerase → MTQSNGFDTLHSHAQRLRGARLPELLAAEPGRVEDLAVQVGPLYFNFARQKYDRAALDALLALAAEHDVAGAFQRLFRGETVNVTEGRAALHTALRGDLSGAPVAADANASAREVQQRMRALIDALAQTEVTDIVSVGIGGSDLGPRLVADALRPVEGARFRVHFVSNVDGAAMQRTLATLDPARTAGVLISKTFGTQETLLNGQILRDWLGGSERLYAVSANPERAAKAFDIAAGRVLPMWDWVGGRYSLWSAVGFPIALAIGADGFEQLLAGAAQFDAHALNAPLERNVAVLHALTMLWNRNVLGYATQAVMTYDQRLALLPAYLQQLVMESLGKRVQLDGTPVQADTVPVWWGGAGTDVQHSFFQALHQGTSIVPADFIGCIRNDDPYTVNHQALLANLLAQTEALANGQGSDDPHRDYPGGRPSTLILLDALTPQALGALIAMYEHSVYVQSVIWGINAFDQFGVELGKQLASQLLPALQGETTEVADPVTRAVLARLRG, encoded by the coding sequence ATGACACAGTCCAACGGTTTCGACACACTGCACTCCCACGCCCAGCGCTTGCGCGGGGCGCGCCTTCCCGAACTGCTGGCCGCCGAGCCCGGCCGGGTCGAAGACCTGGCGGTGCAGGTCGGACCGTTGTACTTCAACTTCGCGCGGCAGAAATACGACCGCGCCGCGCTCGACGCGCTGCTGGCGCTGGCCGCCGAACACGACGTGGCCGGTGCGTTCCAGCGCCTGTTCCGGGGCGAGACGGTCAACGTCACCGAGGGCCGCGCCGCGCTGCATACCGCCCTACGCGGCGACCTCAGCGGCGCGCCGGTGGCCGCCGACGCGAACGCCAGCGCACGCGAGGTGCAGCAGCGCATGCGCGCGCTGATCGACGCGCTGGCGCAGACCGAGGTCACCGACATCGTCAGCGTCGGCATCGGCGGTTCCGACCTGGGCCCGCGCCTGGTCGCCGATGCGCTGCGCCCGGTCGAGGGCGCGCGCTTCCGCGTGCATTTCGTCTCCAACGTCGACGGCGCGGCGATGCAGCGCACGCTGGCCACGCTGGATCCGGCGCGCACCGCCGGCGTGCTGATCTCCAAGACCTTCGGCACCCAGGAAACCCTGCTCAACGGCCAGATCCTGCGCGACTGGCTTGGCGGCAGCGAGCGCCTGTATGCGGTCAGCGCCAATCCCGAACGCGCCGCCAAGGCCTTCGACATCGCCGCCGGGCGCGTGCTGCCGATGTGGGACTGGGTCGGCGGGCGCTACTCGCTGTGGTCGGCGGTGGGCTTCCCGATCGCGCTGGCGATCGGCGCCGACGGTTTCGAGCAGTTGCTGGCCGGCGCCGCGCAGTTCGACGCCCATGCGCTGAACGCGCCGCTGGAGCGCAACGTGGCGGTGCTGCACGCGCTGACCATGCTGTGGAACCGCAACGTGCTCGGCTACGCCACCCAGGCGGTGATGACCTACGACCAGCGCCTGGCGCTGCTGCCGGCCTACCTGCAGCAGCTGGTGATGGAGAGCCTGGGCAAGCGCGTGCAGCTGGACGGCACCCCGGTGCAGGCCGATACCGTGCCGGTGTGGTGGGGCGGCGCCGGCACCGACGTGCAGCACAGCTTCTTCCAGGCGCTGCACCAGGGCACCAGCATCGTGCCGGCCGACTTCATCGGCTGCATCCGCAACGACGACCCGTACACCGTCAATCACCAGGCGCTGCTGGCCAACCTGCTGGCGCAGACCGAGGCGCTGGCGAACGGGCAGGGCAGCGACGACCCGCACCGCGACTACCCGGGCGGCCGCCCGAGCACGCTGATCCTGCTCGACGCGCTGACCCCGCAGGCGCTGGGCGCGCTGATCGCGATGTACGAGCACAGCGTCTACGTGCAGTCGGTGATCTGGGGCATCAACGCCTTCGACCAGTTCGGCGTGGAACTGGGCAAGCAACTGGCCAGCCAGCTGCTGCCGGCGCTGCAGGGCGAAACCACCGAGGTCGCCGACCCGGTGACGCGCGCGGTGCTGGCGCGGCTGCGCGGCTGA
- the pcnB gene encoding polynucleotide adenylyltransferase PcnB, whose protein sequence is MINPPVPSPFTLQLIPRDQHNVSRKDISPNALRVLYRLREAGFGAYLVGGAVRDLLVELQPKDFDVATDATPEQVKQLFRNCRLIGRRFRLAHVVYGREIIEVATFRANVDDGSGDRELDNGRLVRDNVYGSIEDDAVRRDFTCNALYYAIEDFSVRDYTGGFADVQARLMRLIGDPEQRYREDPVRMLRAVRLAAKLDFQIEAATAEPIPRLAGLLAEAAPARLFEEVLKLFLSGNGVASFEGLERYGLLAALFPESAAALNSNRSGALRRMLVEGLRNTDARVANDEPVSPAFLFALLLWPAYCRALMALQKQGMQLEEAQRRAADRVTLHQLSTVALPRRFSLPMQEIWLLQSRFTSRQKKRVVRTLSHPRFRAAFDFLILRQSASAEHEADIAYWRELQQQPGYAPPPRGFDPEIDYVGDEVAMAPADSEETPKRRRRRRRRPDAAAPAE, encoded by the coding sequence ATCATCAATCCGCCAGTTCCATCGCCGTTCACTCTGCAGCTGATCCCGCGCGATCAGCACAACGTCTCGCGCAAGGACATCAGTCCCAATGCGCTGCGCGTGCTGTACCGGCTGCGCGAAGCCGGCTTCGGCGCCTACCTGGTCGGCGGCGCGGTCCGCGACCTGCTGGTCGAGCTGCAGCCCAAGGACTTCGACGTGGCCACCGACGCCACCCCCGAGCAGGTCAAGCAGCTGTTCCGCAACTGCCGCCTGATCGGCCGCCGCTTCCGCCTGGCGCACGTGGTCTACGGCCGCGAGATCATCGAGGTGGCCACGTTCCGCGCCAACGTCGACGACGGCAGCGGCGACCGCGAACTGGACAACGGCCGCCTGGTCCGCGACAACGTCTACGGCAGCATCGAGGACGACGCGGTGCGCCGCGATTTCACCTGCAACGCGCTGTACTACGCGATCGAGGATTTCTCGGTGCGCGACTACACCGGCGGCTTCGCCGACGTGCAGGCGCGGCTGATGCGCCTGATCGGCGACCCGGAGCAGCGCTACCGCGAAGACCCGGTGCGCATGCTGCGCGCGGTGCGCCTGGCGGCCAAGCTGGATTTCCAGATCGAGGCGGCCACCGCCGAGCCGATCCCGCGCCTGGCCGGGCTGCTGGCCGAGGCGGCGCCGGCGCGGTTGTTCGAGGAAGTGCTGAAGCTGTTCCTGTCCGGCAACGGCGTGGCCAGCTTCGAGGGCCTGGAGCGCTACGGCCTGCTCGCCGCGCTGTTCCCGGAAAGCGCGGCGGCGCTGAACTCCAACCGCAGCGGCGCGCTGCGGCGGATGCTGGTCGAAGGCCTGCGCAACACCGATGCGCGCGTGGCCAACGACGAGCCGGTATCGCCGGCGTTCCTGTTCGCGCTGCTGCTGTGGCCGGCCTACTGCCGCGCGCTGATGGCGCTGCAGAAGCAGGGCATGCAGCTGGAAGAAGCGCAGCGCCGCGCCGCCGACCGGGTCACCCTGCACCAGCTGAGCACGGTGGCGCTGCCGCGGCGCTTCTCGCTGCCGATGCAGGAGATCTGGCTGCTGCAGTCGCGCTTCACCTCGCGCCAGAAGAAGCGGGTGGTGCGCACGCTGTCGCATCCGCGCTTCCGTGCCGCGTTCGATTTCCTGATCCTGCGCCAGTCGGCCTCGGCCGAGCACGAGGCCGACATCGCCTACTGGCGCGAACTGCAGCAGCAGCCGGGCTATGCGCCGCCGCCGCGCGGCTTCGACCCGGAGATCGACTACGTCGGCGACGAGGTGGCGATGGCCCCGGCCGACAGCGAAGAAACCCCCAAGCGCCGCCGGCGCCGGCGCCGGCGTCCGGATGCCGCCGCCCCGGCCGAGTGA
- the panD gene encoding aspartate 1-decarboxylase has product MQLSLLKTKIHRATVTHSELNYEGSIAIDGLLLDATGIREFEQVHIWDVTNGARFSTYAIRADEGSGIVSLNGGAARHVQVGDLIIIAAFAGMSEEEAARFQPTLVYVDGANKITHTNHSIPKQAA; this is encoded by the coding sequence ATGCAACTGAGCCTGTTGAAGACCAAGATCCACCGCGCCACCGTCACCCATTCGGAGCTCAACTACGAAGGCTCGATCGCCATCGATGGGCTGCTGCTGGACGCCACCGGCATCCGCGAGTTCGAGCAGGTGCACATCTGGGACGTCACCAACGGCGCACGCTTCAGCACCTACGCGATCCGCGCCGACGAAGGCAGCGGCATCGTCTCGCTCAATGGCGGCGCCGCGCGCCACGTGCAGGTCGGCGACCTGATCATCATCGCCGCCTTCGCCGGCATGAGCGAAGAGGAGGCCGCGCGCTTCCAGCCGACCCTGGTCTACGTGGACGGCGCCAACAAGATCACCCACACCAACCACAGCATCCCGAAGCAGGCCGCATGA
- a CDS encoding exo 1,3/1,4-beta-D-glucan glucohydrolase: MQKQSAGVSAPIRNALATAAALGLLALAAAGPGQSAPAAAASAAPPAIHPQLWPSPAWPLAEDAALEARISKLMAQMSVEQKVGQIVQGDIASMTPEDARKYHIGSVLAGGNSDPGGKYDASPAEWLKLADAYYDASMEKGKGPAIPIIFGIDAVHGQSNIVGATLFPHNIGLGATRNPELMRRIGAVTAAETRTTGMEWTFAPTVAVPQDDRWGRTYEGYSESPEVVASFAGKVVEGLQGVPGQPGFLDGSHVIASVKHFLGDGGTTDGKDQGDTRVGEQQLRDIHGAGYPPAIAAGAQTVMASFNSFNGVKMHGNKPMLTDVLKGQMHFGGFVVGDWNGHGQVPGCRNDDCPAAFNAGVDMLMAPDSWKGYYESALKAVQSGQIPMARLDEAVRRILRVKLRLGLFEAGKPSQRPLGGKFELLGAPEHRAVARQAVRESLVLLKNQKQLLPLKPQTKLLVAGDGANDMGKQSGGWTLNWQGTGTKRADYPNGNTIWEGLQEQVKAAGGSAELAIDGKYQAKPDVAVVVFGENPYAEFQGDIATLLYKPGDDSDLQLIKKLKAEGIPVVAVFLSGRPLWVNREINAADAFVAAWLPGSEGGGIADVLLRKPDGGIQYDFHGKLSFSWPRSATQYANNVGQKNYNPQFAFGYGLTYADKGELPRLSEVSGVSGAQAVGGVYFERGKPAAGINLILQGASQANLPAATTPAALADGSLKVTAIDHKAQEDARRFEWSGKGKAGMALVLPRPVDVSRESNGDVQLILTLKVAAAPSGSTRIGVGCGTGCAAQVDLGKALAALPKGEWRTLGVPLKCFSVAGADVAKLERLPVIESDGTLDLALSRIALGASNDAQSVVDCPVR; the protein is encoded by the coding sequence TTGCAAAAACAGTCCGCTGGCGTGTCCGCGCCGATTCGCAATGCGCTGGCGACCGCCGCCGCGCTGGGCCTGCTGGCATTGGCCGCGGCCGGTCCCGGCCAGTCGGCTCCGGCCGCGGCCGCGTCCGCCGCGCCGCCGGCGATCCATCCGCAGCTGTGGCCGTCGCCGGCCTGGCCGCTGGCCGAGGATGCGGCGCTGGAGGCGCGCATTTCCAAGCTGATGGCGCAGATGTCGGTGGAACAGAAGGTCGGGCAGATCGTGCAGGGCGACATCGCCAGCATGACCCCGGAGGATGCGCGCAAGTACCACATCGGCTCGGTGCTGGCCGGCGGCAATTCCGATCCCGGCGGCAAGTACGACGCCAGCCCCGCCGAATGGCTGAAGCTGGCCGACGCCTACTACGACGCGTCGATGGAGAAAGGCAAGGGCCCGGCGATCCCGATCATCTTCGGCATCGACGCGGTGCACGGGCAGAGCAACATCGTCGGCGCCACGCTGTTCCCGCACAACATCGGCCTGGGCGCCACCCGCAACCCGGAGCTGATGCGCAGGATCGGCGCGGTCACCGCGGCCGAGACCCGCACCACCGGCATGGAGTGGACCTTCGCGCCGACCGTGGCGGTACCGCAGGACGATCGCTGGGGCCGCACCTACGAGGGCTATTCCGAATCGCCCGAGGTGGTCGCCAGTTTCGCCGGCAAGGTGGTCGAAGGCCTGCAGGGCGTGCCCGGGCAGCCCGGTTTCCTCGACGGTTCGCACGTGATCGCCTCGGTCAAGCATTTCCTCGGCGACGGCGGCACCACCGACGGCAAGGACCAGGGCGACACCCGGGTCGGCGAACAGCAGCTGCGCGACATCCACGGCGCCGGCTATCCGCCGGCGATCGCCGCCGGCGCGCAGACGGTGATGGCCTCGTTCAACAGCTTCAATGGCGTCAAGATGCACGGCAACAAGCCGATGCTGACCGACGTGCTGAAGGGGCAGATGCATTTCGGCGGCTTCGTGGTCGGCGACTGGAACGGCCATGGCCAGGTACCCGGTTGCCGCAACGACGACTGCCCGGCCGCGTTCAATGCCGGCGTGGACATGCTGATGGCGCCGGACAGCTGGAAGGGCTACTACGAAAGCGCGCTGAAGGCGGTGCAGTCGGGCCAGATCCCGATGGCGCGGCTGGACGAGGCGGTGCGGCGCATCCTGCGGGTGAAGCTGCGGCTGGGCCTGTTCGAGGCCGGCAAGCCGTCGCAGCGTCCGCTCGGCGGCAAGTTCGAGCTGCTCGGCGCGCCCGAGCACCGCGCGGTGGCGCGGCAGGCGGTGCGCGAGTCGCTGGTGCTGCTGAAGAACCAGAAGCAGCTGCTGCCGCTGAAGCCGCAGACCAAATTGCTGGTCGCCGGCGACGGCGCCAACGACATGGGCAAGCAGTCCGGCGGCTGGACCCTGAACTGGCAGGGCACCGGCACCAAGCGCGCCGACTACCCGAACGGCAACACGATCTGGGAAGGCCTGCAGGAGCAGGTCAAGGCCGCCGGCGGCAGCGCCGAGCTGGCGATCGACGGCAAGTACCAGGCCAAGCCCGACGTGGCGGTGGTGGTGTTCGGCGAGAACCCGTATGCCGAGTTCCAGGGCGACATCGCCACGCTGCTGTACAAGCCCGGCGACGACAGCGACCTGCAGCTGATCAAGAAGCTCAAGGCCGAGGGCATCCCGGTGGTGGCGGTGTTCCTGAGCGGGCGCCCGCTGTGGGTGAACCGCGAGATCAACGCCGCCGATGCCTTCGTCGCCGCGTGGCTGCCGGGCTCGGAAGGCGGCGGCATCGCCGACGTGCTGCTGCGCAAGCCCGATGGCGGCATCCAGTACGACTTCCACGGCAAGCTCAGCTTCTCCTGGCCGCGCAGCGCGACCCAGTACGCCAACAACGTCGGGCAGAAGAACTACAACCCGCAGTTCGCGTTCGGCTACGGCCTGACCTATGCCGACAAGGGCGAACTGCCGCGGCTGTCGGAGGTTTCCGGCGTGTCCGGCGCGCAGGCGGTGGGCGGGGTGTACTTCGAGCGCGGCAAGCCGGCAGCGGGCATCAACCTGATCCTGCAGGGCGCCAGCCAGGCCAATCTGCCGGCGGCGACCACGCCGGCGGCGCTGGCCGACGGCTCGCTCAAGGTCACCGCGATCGACCACAAGGCGCAGGAGGATGCGCGCCGCTTCGAATGGTCGGGCAAGGGCAAGGCGGGGATGGCGCTGGTGCTGCCCCGGCCGGTGGACGTGTCGCGCGAGAGCAACGGCGACGTGCAGCTGATCCTGACCCTGAAGGTGGCTGCGGCGCCGAGCGGCAGCACCCGCATCGGCGTGGGCTGCGGCACCGGCTGTGCGGCGCAGGTCGACCTGGGCAAGGCGCTGGCGGCGCTGCCCAAGGGCGAGTGGCGCACGCTGGGCGTGCCGTTGAAGTGCTTCAGCGTGGCCGGCGCGGACGTGGCCAAGCTGGAGCGGCTGCCGGTGATCGAGAGCGACGGCACGCTAGACCTGGCGCTGTCGCGGATCGCGCTGGGCGCCAGCAACGACGCGCAGAGCGTGGTGGACTGCCCGGTGCGCTGA
- a CDS encoding sugar porter family MFS transporter, with product MSSVSLDRHADGAGENTRLIILISCVATIGGFLFGFDSGVINGTVDGLKETFHSSAAGTGFEVASMLLGCAIGAFFAGRLADRWGRRAVLIISAVLFLLSALGAGAAHSSGFFIFARVMGGFAVGAASVMSPAYIAEVAPARYRGRLATVQQIAIISGLFTAFLSNYVLVKLASASTEPLWLGQAAWRWMFWMQAFPSLLFLLLLLAIPESPRYLVVKGRREAALAVLTKLYGPREAQAKLTEISASLAADQHKPKLSDLVSKVTGKVRPIVWIGIGLATFQQLVGINVVFYYGAVLWQAVGFSESDSLLINVLSGALSIGACLITVMLIDRIGRKPLLWVGSAGMAVSLALVTLAFASASLDEAGKLAMSPGMGRLALIAANVYVIFFNMSWGPVMWVMLGEMFPNQIRGSGLAVAGAAQWTSNFLITVSFPVLLGSIGLAGAYGIYTVAAFVSVFFVLKYVYETKGRELEQMQG from the coding sequence ATGTCCAGCGTATCCCTAGACCGCCACGCCGATGGCGCAGGCGAGAACACGCGCCTCATCATCCTCATCAGTTGCGTCGCCACCATCGGCGGCTTCCTGTTCGGCTTCGACAGCGGCGTGATCAACGGCACCGTCGACGGCCTGAAGGAGACTTTCCACTCCAGCGCCGCCGGCACCGGCTTCGAGGTCGCCTCGATGCTGCTGGGCTGCGCGATCGGCGCGTTCTTCGCCGGCCGCCTGGCCGACCGCTGGGGCCGCCGCGCGGTGCTGATCATCTCCGCGGTGCTGTTCCTGCTGTCCGCGCTCGGCGCCGGCGCCGCGCACAGCTCCGGCTTCTTCATCTTCGCCCGGGTCATGGGCGGCTTCGCGGTCGGCGCGGCCAGCGTGATGTCGCCGGCGTACATCGCCGAGGTCGCCCCGGCGCGCTACCGCGGGCGGCTGGCCACGGTGCAGCAGATCGCCATCATCAGCGGGCTGTTCACCGCGTTCCTGAGCAACTACGTGCTGGTCAAGCTGGCCAGCGCCTCGACCGAGCCGCTGTGGCTGGGCCAGGCCGCGTGGCGCTGGATGTTCTGGATGCAGGCGTTCCCGTCGCTGCTGTTCCTGCTGCTGTTGCTGGCGATCCCGGAGAGCCCGCGCTACCTGGTGGTCAAGGGCCGCCGCGAGGCCGCGCTGGCGGTGCTGACCAAGCTCTACGGGCCGCGCGAGGCGCAGGCCAAGCTGACCGAGATCTCCGCCTCGCTGGCGGCCGACCAGCACAAGCCCAAGCTGTCGGACCTGGTCAGCAAGGTCACCGGCAAGGTGCGCCCGATCGTGTGGATCGGCATCGGCCTGGCCACCTTCCAGCAGCTGGTCGGCATCAACGTGGTGTTCTACTACGGCGCGGTGCTGTGGCAGGCGGTGGGCTTCTCCGAAAGCGACTCGCTGCTGATCAACGTGCTGTCCGGCGCGCTGAGCATCGGCGCCTGCCTGATCACGGTGATGCTGATCGACAGGATCGGGCGCAAGCCGCTGCTGTGGGTCGGCTCGGCCGGCATGGCGGTGTCGCTGGCCCTGGTCACGCTGGCCTTCGCCAGCGCCTCGCTGGACGAGGCCGGCAAGCTGGCGATGTCGCCGGGCATGGGCCGGCTGGCGCTGATCGCGGCCAACGTCTACGTGATCTTCTTCAACATGTCCTGGGGCCCGGTGATGTGGGTGATGCTGGGCGAGATGTTCCCCAACCAGATCCGCGGCTCCGGCCTGGCGGTGGCGGGCGCGGCGCAGTGGACCTCGAACTTCCTCATCACCGTCTCGTTCCCGGTCCTGCTCGGCAGCATCGGCCTGGCCGGCGCCTACGGCATCTACACCGTGGCCGCGTTCGTTTCGGTGTTCTTCGTGCTCAAGTACGTGTACGAGACCAAGGGCCGCGAACTGGAGCAGATGCAGGGCTGA
- the panC gene encoding pantoate--beta-alanine ligase has translation MIETITDLARLRAVVSGWKRQGLRVAFVPTMGNLHAGHFSLVMLARQYADRVVSSVFVNPTQFGPNEDFTRYPRTPEADTSGLEDAGCDVLWLPTVESMYPLGVELALRMHTPGVSEVLEGACRPGHFDGVCTVVARLFNQVQPDLAAFGKKDYQQLAVIRQMVADLAFPIEILGGSIVREADGLAMSSRNQYLSAEERPRAAQIRQTLLAMRDGHMAGRRRAEIEAAATAQLQAAGFDVDYTVLRLPDLSEPQDHAGPRVALIAARLGRTRLIDNLEF, from the coding sequence ATGATCGAGACCATCACCGACCTGGCCCGGCTGCGCGCCGTCGTTTCCGGCTGGAAGCGGCAGGGCCTGCGCGTGGCCTTCGTGCCGACCATGGGCAACCTGCACGCCGGGCACTTCTCGCTGGTGATGCTGGCCCGGCAGTACGCCGACCGAGTGGTGTCCAGCGTGTTCGTCAATCCGACCCAGTTCGGCCCGAACGAGGACTTCACCCGCTACCCGCGCACCCCCGAGGCCGACACCAGCGGCCTGGAGGACGCCGGTTGCGACGTGCTGTGGCTGCCGACCGTGGAGAGCATGTACCCGCTGGGCGTGGAACTGGCGCTGCGCATGCACACGCCCGGGGTCAGCGAAGTGCTGGAGGGCGCCTGCCGCCCGGGCCATTTCGACGGCGTGTGCACCGTGGTCGCGCGCCTGTTCAACCAGGTGCAGCCGGACCTGGCCGCGTTCGGCAAGAAGGACTACCAGCAGCTGGCGGTGATCCGGCAGATGGTCGCCGACCTGGCGTTCCCGATCGAGATCCTGGGCGGCAGCATCGTGCGCGAGGCCGACGGCCTGGCGATGAGTTCGCGCAACCAGTACCTGTCGGCCGAGGAGCGGCCGCGCGCGGCGCAGATCCGCCAGACCCTGCTGGCGATGCGCGACGGCCACATGGCCGGGCGCCGGCGCGCCGAGATCGAGGCGGCGGCGACGGCGCAGCTGCAGGCCGCCGGTTTCGACGTCGACTACACCGTGCTGCGCCTGCCCGACCTGAGCGAACCGCAGGACCACGCCGGCCCGCGCGTGGCGCTGATCGCCGCGCGGCTGGGACGGACCCGGTTGATCGACAACCTGGAATTCTGA
- the panB gene encoding 3-methyl-2-oxobutanoate hydroxymethyltransferase, translating into MSSHADSKPWTVPALAEAKRRQQKLVMLTAYDAGFARVFDANGVDLILIGDSLGMVVQGHDSTLPVTVDDIAYHTAAVARVLQRALLVADLPFQSDATPERALDASTRLLQAGAEMVKLEGAGHKLEVIRFLSERDIPVCSHLGLTPQSVLTFGGYKIQGREEAAAAKLLADAKAVAAAGAALLVLECVPSPLAARITAEVEIPTIGIGAGPDCDGQVLVLHDFLGLDSGHRRPRFVKDFLAEGGSIAGAVRAYADAVRAGTFPDAEHAYAK; encoded by the coding sequence ATGAGCAGTCACGCCGACAGCAAGCCCTGGACCGTTCCCGCCCTGGCCGAGGCCAAGCGCCGCCAGCAGAAGCTGGTGATGCTGACCGCCTACGACGCCGGCTTCGCGCGCGTTTTCGACGCCAACGGGGTGGACCTGATCCTGATCGGCGATTCGCTGGGCATGGTGGTGCAGGGCCACGACTCGACCCTGCCGGTGACCGTGGACGACATCGCCTACCACACCGCCGCGGTGGCGCGGGTGCTGCAGCGCGCGCTGCTGGTGGCCGACCTGCCGTTCCAGTCCGACGCCACCCCCGAGCGCGCGCTGGACGCCTCGACCCGGCTGCTGCAGGCCGGCGCGGAGATGGTCAAGCTGGAGGGCGCCGGGCACAAGCTGGAGGTGATCCGCTTCCTCAGCGAGCGCGACATCCCGGTCTGTTCGCACCTGGGCCTGACCCCGCAATCGGTGCTGACCTTCGGCGGCTACAAGATCCAGGGCCGCGAGGAGGCCGCTGCGGCCAAGCTGCTGGCCGACGCCAAGGCGGTGGCCGCCGCCGGCGCCGCGCTGCTGGTGCTCGAATGCGTGCCGTCGCCGCTGGCGGCGCGGATCACCGCCGAGGTGGAGATCCCCACCATCGGCATCGGCGCCGGTCCCGACTGCGACGGCCAGGTGCTGGTGCTGCACGACTTCCTGGGCCTGGACAGCGGCCACCGCCGGCCGCGCTTCGTCAAGGACTTCCTGGCCGAGGGCGGCTCCATCGCCGGCGCGGTGCGCGCCTACGCCGACGCGGTGCGCGCCGGCACCTTCCCCGACGCCGAACACGCCTACGCCAAATGA
- the folK gene encoding 2-amino-4-hydroxy-6-hydroxymethyldihydropteridine diphosphokinase yields the protein MSEPLSAAPVQACIGLGGNLGDAVATLRAAIAELDTLPHTRLLRASQLYRSPAWGHQAQPDFINAAAVLSTRMPAPALLQALLALEARHGRRRDPGERWGPRTLDLDLLLYADAVIDLPGLQVPHPYLHQRGFALLPLAEIAAEATIPGHGTVRDIRDRIESDGIAPIGR from the coding sequence GTGAGCGAGCCGCTCTCCGCCGCGCCGGTGCAGGCCTGCATCGGCCTGGGCGGCAACCTCGGCGATGCGGTGGCGACCCTGCGCGCGGCCATCGCCGAACTGGACACGCTGCCGCACACCCGCCTGCTGCGCGCCTCGCAGCTGTACCGCAGCCCGGCCTGGGGCCACCAGGCGCAGCCGGACTTCATCAACGCCGCCGCGGTGCTGAGCACCCGCATGCCGGCGCCCGCGCTGCTGCAGGCGCTGCTGGCGCTGGAAGCCCGCCACGGCCGCCGCCGCGACCCCGGCGAGCGCTGGGGGCCGCGCACCCTGGACCTGGACCTGCTGCTGTACGCCGACGCGGTGATCGACCTGCCCGGGCTGCAGGTGCCGCACCCGTACCTGCACCAGCGCGGTTTCGCGCTGCTGCCGCTGGCCGAGATCGCCGCCGAGGCGACGATCCCCGGCCATGGAACGGTGCGTGACATACGCGACCGCATCGAATCCGACGGAATCGCGCCAATCGGTAGATAA